A genome region from Neisseria meningitidis includes the following:
- a CDS encoding IS1595 family transposase: protein MKITHCKLKKKVQKELLRFFVLEVTARSAADILGIHPNSAVLFYRKIRTVINHHLALAADEVFEGSVEPDESDFGGRRKGRRGRGAAGKVVVFGILKRNGRVYTVVVDNAKSETLLPVIKKKIMPDSIVYTNSLSSCDKLDVSGFIHYRINHSKEFADRQNHINGIENFWNQAKRVLRKYNGIDRKSFPLFLKECEFRFNFGTPSQQLKILWDLGLI from the coding sequence ATGAAGATAACGCACTGCAAATTAAAGAAAAAAGTACAAAAAGAACTGCTCCGTTTTTTTGTACTCGAAGTTACCGCCCGTTCCGCTGCCGATATTTTGGGTATCCATCCCAATTCGGCAGTACTGTTCTACCGTAAAATCCGCACGGTTATCAACCATCATTTGGCCTTGGCTGCCGATGAGGTTTTTGAGGGCTCTGTCGAGCCGGACGAAAGCGATTTCGGCGGACGGCGTAAAGGCAGACGCGGTCGCGGTGCGGCAGGAAAAGTGGTTGTCTTCGGCATTCTGAAACGCAACGGACGGGTCTATACCGTTGTGGTGGATAATGCCAAGTCTGAAACGTTACTCCCTGTCATCAAAAAGAAAATCATGCCGGACAGCATTGTTTATACCAATAGTCTGAGCAGCTGCGACAAGTTGGACGTGAGCGGTTTTATCCATTACCGCATCAACCATTCCAAGGAGTTTGCAGACCGTCAAAACCACATTAACGGCATTGAGAATTTTTGGAATCAGGCAAAACGTGTCTTGCGAAAATACAATGGAATCGATCGTAAATCTTTCCCGCTGTTCTTGAAAGAATGCGAATTTCGATTTAACTTCGGCACACCGTCTCAACAGCTTAAAATCCTGTGGGATTTAGGGCTAATCTAG
- a CDS encoding metal ABC transporter permease: MNPYDLLITPFAEFDFMRYALASVFCLSLSAAPVGVFLVMRRMSLIGDALSHAVLPGAAVGYMFAGLSLPAMGLGGVAAGMLMALLAGLVSRFTTLKEDANFAAFYLSSLAIGVVLVSKNGSSVDLLHLLFGSVLAVDIPALQLIAAVSTLTLLTLAVIYRPLVLESIDPLFLKSVGGKGGLWHVLFLVLVVMNLVSGFQALGTLMSVGLMMLPAITARLWAKHMGALILLSVLTALLCGLSGLLISYHIEIPSGPAIILCCSVLYLFSVILGKEGGILTKWLKNHRHHTT, translated from the coding sequence ATGAACCCCTACGACCTGCTTATCACACCCTTTGCAGAATTCGACTTTATGCGCTACGCCCTCGCATCCGTCTTCTGCCTGTCCCTCAGTGCCGCACCCGTCGGCGTATTCCTCGTCATGCGCCGTATGAGCCTGATAGGCGACGCATTGAGCCACGCCGTCCTGCCCGGTGCCGCCGTCGGCTACATGTTTGCCGGCTTAAGCCTGCCCGCCATGGGTTTGGGCGGCGTAGCCGCAGGTATGCTGATGGCACTGCTTGCCGGACTCGTCAGCCGCTTCACCACCCTGAAAGAAGATGCCAACTTTGCCGCCTTTTATCTCAGCAGCCTCGCCATCGGTGTAGTCCTCGTCAGCAAAAACGGCAGCAGCGTCGATTTGCTCCACCTCCTTTTCGGCTCCGTACTTGCCGTCGATATTCCTGCCCTGCAACTCATCGCCGCCGTATCCACCCTCACACTGCTTACCCTTGCCGTCATCTACCGCCCGCTCGTACTCGAAAGCATCGACCCCCTGTTTCTCAAATCTGTCGGCGGCAAAGGCGGGCTTTGGCACGTCCTCTTTCTCGTCCTGGTCGTCATGAACCTCGTATCCGGCTTTCAAGCCCTCGGCACACTCATGTCCGTCGGACTTATGATGCTGCCAGCCATTACCGCCCGCCTATGGGCGAAGCACATGGGCGCACTCATCCTCCTATCCGTTCTGACAGCCCTGCTGTGCGGCTTGAGCGGACTGCTCATTTCCTACCACATCGAAATTCCTTCCGGTCCCGCCATCATCCTCTGTTGCAGCGTCCTTTATCTCTTTTCCGTCATACTCGGCAAAGAAGGCGGCATTCTGACCAAATGGCTCAAAAACCACCGCCACCACACCACCTGA
- a CDS encoding IS110 family transposase: MRNAVGLDISAKTFDVVTIINGETDYRKFSNDEQGCKNLKEWISAKREKDIYVCMEATGNYYEQAADCLAEEYHVSVINPLKIKAYAQKRFSRVKNDKQDAKLIAEFCQTALIEELPKREKPTEQQYSLKRLLSLQSQLLEQQTSQKNRIKAAKDSFVQKIHEKQLKELENHLNAVKKKIDQTIKSDKKMKELTKRLETIPSVGKTTAISLMSYLINSTFENAKQFTAYAGLNPHQNISGTSVNKKSKMTKYGNRRIRGSLFMAALVAFKNNYFPAFTNRLKKAKKPKMLIIGALMRKILVVAFNLYKTETDFDKTRYQTA, translated from the coding sequence ATGAGAAACGCAGTAGGATTAGACATATCCGCAAAAACATTTGATGTCGTTACCATAATCAACGGCGAAACCGATTACAGAAAATTCAGCAACGATGAACAAGGCTGCAAAAACCTGAAAGAATGGATATCGGCAAAAAGAGAAAAAGACATATACGTATGCATGGAAGCAACAGGAAACTACTACGAACAGGCCGCAGACTGCTTGGCCGAAGAATACCACGTATCAGTAATAAACCCGCTAAAAATCAAAGCCTATGCACAAAAGCGATTCAGCAGAGTCAAAAACGACAAACAAGACGCAAAATTAATCGCAGAGTTTTGCCAAACAGCATTAATAGAAGAGCTGCCAAAGAGAGAAAAACCGACTGAACAGCAATACAGCTTGAAAAGACTGCTATCACTTCAAAGCCAACTTTTAGAACAACAGACATCGCAAAAAAATAGAATCAAAGCAGCAAAAGATTCATTTGTACAGAAAATACATGAAAAACAGCTAAAAGAACTTGAAAACCATCTAAATGCAGTAAAAAAGAAAATCGACCAAACAATCAAATCAGACAAAAAAATGAAAGAGCTGACAAAACGGTTAGAGACAATACCGTCAGTAGGCAAAACAACAGCCATATCGCTAATGAGCTACCTTATTAACAGCACATTCGAAAACGCAAAGCAGTTTACAGCCTATGCCGGATTAAATCCGCATCAAAACATATCAGGGACAAGCGTCAACAAAAAAAGCAAAATGACCAAATACGGAAACCGAAGAATACGCGGATCCCTGTTCATGGCCGCATTAGTCGCATTCAAAAACAACTACTTTCCAGCATTCACAAACAGGCTGAAAAAAGCCAAAAAGCCCAAAATGCTGATCATCGGCGCATTGATGAGAAAAATTTTAGTCGTTGCATTTAATCTTTATAAAACAGAAACCGACTTCGATAAAACACGTTATCAGACGGCTTAG
- a CDS encoding IS30-like element IS1655 family transposase gives MSYTQLTQGERYHIQYLFRHCTVTEIAKQLNRHKSTISREIRRHRTQGQQYSAEKAQRQSRTIKQRKRQPYKLDSQLIQHIDTLIRRKLSPEQVCAYLCKHHQITLHHSTIYRYLRQDKSNGSTLWQHLRICSKPYRKRYGSTWTRGKVPNRVGIENRPAIVDQKSRIGDWEADTIVGKGQKSALLTLVERVTRYTIICKLDSLKAEDTARAAVRALKAHKDRVHTITMDNGKEFYQHTKITKALKAETYFCRPYHSWEKGLNENTNGLIRQYFPKQTDFRNISDREIRRVQDELNHRPRKTFGYETPSVLFLNLFQPLIH, from the coding sequence ATGAGCTACACGCAACTGACCCAAGGCGAACGATACCACATCCAATACCTGTTTCGCCACTGCACCGTCACCGAAATCGCCAAACAGCTGAACCGCCACAAAAGCACCATCAGCCGCGAAATCAGACGGCACCGCACCCAAGGGCAGCAATACAGCGCCGAAAAAGCCCAGCGGCAAAGCCGGACTATCAAACAGCGTAAGCGACAACCCTATAAGCTCGATTCGCAGCTGATTCAGCACATCGACACCCTTATCCGCCGCAAACTCAGTCCCGAACAAGTATGCGCCTACCTGTGCAAACACCACCAGATCACGCTCCACCACAGCACCATTTACCGCTACCTTCGCCAAGACAAAAGCAACGGCAGCACGTTGTGGCAACATCTCAGAATATGCAGCAAACCCTACCGCAAACGCTACGGCAGCACATGGACCAGAGGCAAAGTACCCAACCGTGTCGGCATAGAAAACCGACCCGCTATCGTCGACCAGAAATCCCGTATCGGCGATTGGGAAGCCGACACCATTGTCGGCAAAGGACAGAAAAGCGCATTATTGACCTTGGTCGAACGCGTTACCCGCTACACCATCATCTGCAAATTGGATAGCCTCAAAGCCGAAGACACTGCCCGGGCAGCTGTTAGGGCATTAAAGGCACATAAAGACAGGGTGCACACCATTACCATGGATAACGGCAAAGAGTTCTACCAACACACCAAAATAACCAAAGCATTGAAAGCGGAGACTTATTTTTGTCGCCCTTACCATTCTTGGGAGAAAGGGCTGAATGAGAACACCAACGGACTCATCCGGCAATACTTCCCCAAACAAACCGATTTCCGTAACATCAGTGATCGGGAGATACGCAGGGTTCAAGATGAGTTGAACCACCGACCAAGAAAAACATTTGGCTACGAAACGCCAAGTGTTTTATTCTTGAATCTGTTCCAACCACTAATACACTAG
- a CDS encoding major capsid protein: protein MKIMNNLKKYGAKIAVFAAAPLALAANTYAALPETAKQALEGAKADGLEAGWIVIGVFAALFVIAIVKRVMR from the coding sequence ATGAAAATCATGAATAACCTGAAAAAATACGGCGCGAAAATCGCCGTTTTCGCAGCTGCTCCGTTAGCACTGGCAGCCAATACCTATGCAGCATTGCCCGAAACTGCAAAACAAGCATTAGAAGGCGCAAAAGCTGACGGTCTAGAAGCCGGTTGGATCGTTATCGGCGTATTCGCGGCACTGTTTGTGATCGCGATTGTGAAACGTGTAATGCGATAA
- a CDS encoding zonular occludens toxin domain-containing protein, with the protein MIYLITGNMGTGKTSKAVSMILNNEDGLFKMQLEDGTEVDRPLYFCHIDGLDAKKFNAHELTEEQIMSAPLRDIIPDGAVLIVDEAHYTYPVRSSGRAVPPYIQELTELRHHGHTVIMMTQHPQQLDIFVRNLISKHIHLERKALGTKQYSWYKCVTSLENPAAVSNTESKNFTPPKEAFKYYKSSSQHIKFKKKVPLAVWALILIIGFIGWKIYTVYGISQKAINPEQFETTSQVSAASETINQEADLNTAAQSQKINQDLKADDFIPTLAEKPESKPIYNNVRQVKTFERIAACIEGGKTGCTCYSDQATPLEEVTKEMCKQYARNGLPFNPYKEQDNSANNAQKAPTTS; encoded by the coding sequence ATGATTTATCTGATTACCGGCAACATGGGAACCGGAAAAACATCAAAAGCAGTTTCAATGATTTTAAACAACGAAGACGGATTGTTTAAAATGCAACTCGAAGACGGAACAGAAGTAGATCGGCCCTTATATTTTTGCCATATCGACGGACTAGACGCAAAAAAGTTCAACGCACACGAACTAACGGAAGAACAAATCATGTCCGCGCCGCTAAGAGACATCATCCCTGATGGCGCGGTTCTGATAGTAGACGAAGCACACTATACCTATCCGGTAAGATCATCAGGCCGAGCCGTACCACCTTATATTCAAGAATTAACAGAATTAAGACATCACGGCCATACGGTTATAATGATGACACAACACCCGCAGCAGCTTGATATCTTCGTTAGAAACCTGATATCCAAGCACATCCATTTAGAAAGAAAAGCATTAGGAACAAAACAATATTCGTGGTACAAATGCGTAACCAGCTTAGAAAATCCCGCAGCCGTTTCAAATACAGAATCGAAGAACTTCACACCGCCCAAAGAAGCATTTAAATACTACAAATCATCAAGCCAGCACATCAAATTTAAGAAAAAAGTACCGTTGGCCGTTTGGGCTTTAATTCTGATAATCGGATTTATCGGCTGGAAAATCTATACAGTTTATGGAATATCACAAAAAGCCATAAATCCAGAACAGTTTGAAACAACATCACAAGTTTCAGCAGCATCAGAGACGATAAATCAAGAAGCAGATTTAAATACAGCAGCACAATCACAAAAAATCAATCAGGATTTGAAAGCAGACGATTTTATCCCGACGTTGGCCGAAAAACCCGAATCCAAACCGATTTACAACAACGTCCGCCAAGTCAAAACCTTTGAGCGCATAGCGGCCTGTATCGAAGGCGGAAAAACCGGCTGCACCTGCTACAGCGATCAAGCCACACCGCTGGAAGAAGTAACAAAAGAAATGTGCAAACAGTACGCAAGAAACGGCCTACCCTTTAATCCATACAAAGAACAGGACAACAGCGCAAACAACGCGCAAAAAGCCCCTACAACGTCCTAA
- a CDS encoding DUF1132 family protein, protein MFITEAQLALYKYQPSSKYFGKTMSSTFASELLEYSKVNKFIIHEAIQWFLNIRISNNIWKIYFSDESVAYIKILELQDDSSRGIEIKTFDFNINAGDVFG, encoded by the coding sequence ATGTTTATCACTGAAGCCCAGTTGGCACTTTATAAATACCAGCCGTCCAGCAAGTATTTTGGCAAAACAATGTCATCTACTTTCGCTAGTGAGCTTTTAGAATATTCAAAAGTAAATAAATTTATAATTCATGAAGCAATCCAATGGTTTTTAAATATAAGGATTTCTAATAATATTTGGAAAATTTATTTTTCTGATGAGTCTGTTGCGTATATAAAAATTTTAGAATTACAGGATGATTCTAGTCGTGGAATTGAAATTAAAACGTTTGATTTTAATATTAATGCTGGGGATGTTTTCGGTTAA
- a CDS encoding metal ABC transporter substrate-binding protein → MKHPKLTLIAALLTTAATAAPLPVVTSFSILGDVAKQIGGERVSIQSLVGANQDTHAYHMTSGDIKKIRSAKLVLINGLGLEAADIQRAVKQSKVSYAEATKGIQPLKAEEEGGHHHDHDHDHDHDHEGHHHDHGEYDPHVWNDPVLMSAYAQNVAEALIKADPEGKVYYQQRLGNYQMQLKKLHSDAQAAFNAVPAAKRKVLTGHDAFSYMGKRYHIEFIAPQGVSSEAEPSAKQVAAIIRQIKREGIKAVFTENIKDTRMVDRIAKETGVNVSGKLYSDALGNAPADTYIGMYRHNIKALTNAMKQ, encoded by the coding sequence ATGAAACACCCCAAACTCACCCTTATCGCCGCATTGCTGACCACTGCCGCAACTGCCGCCCCCCTGCCGGTTGTAACCAGCTTCAGCATTTTAGGCGACGTAGCCAAACAAATCGGCGGAGAGCGCGTATCCATACAAAGTTTGGTCGGAGCCAACCAAGATACGCACGCCTATCATATGACCAGCGGCGACATTAAAAAAATCCGCAGTGCAAAACTCGTCCTGATTAACGGCTTAGGACTTGAAGCTGCCGACATCCAACGTGCCGTCAAACAGAGCAAAGTATCCTATGCCGAAGCGACCAAAGGCATCCAACCCCTCAAAGCCGAAGAAGAAGGCGGACACCATCACGACCACGATCATGACCACGACCATGACCACGAAGGACACCACCACGACCACGGCGAATATGACCCCCACGTCTGGAACGACCCCGTCCTTATGTCCGCCTATGCCCAAAACGTCGCCGAAGCCCTGATAAAGGCCGACCCCGAAGGCAAAGTTTATTATCAACAACGCTTGGGCAACTACCAAATGCAGCTCAAAAAACTGCACAGTGACGCACAAGCCGCATTTAATGCCGTCCCTGCCGCCAAACGCAAAGTCCTGACCGGGCACGATGCCTTTTCCTATATGGGCAAACGTTACCATATCGAATTCATCGCCCCACAAGGTGTGAGCAGCGAAGCCGAGCCTTCAGCCAAACAAGTCGCCGCCATCATCCGACAAATCAAACGCGAAGGCATCAAAGCCGTATTTACCGAAAATATCAAAGACACCCGCATGGTTGACCGCATCGCCAAAGAAACCGGTGTCAACGTCAGCGGCAAACTGTATTCCGACGCACTCGGCAACGCACCCGCAGACACCTACATCGGCATGTACCGCCACAACATCAAAGCCTTAACCAACGCGATGAAGCAATAA
- a CDS encoding DUF2523 domain-containing protein, with protein MPAALIPLIAFLLRMLIVRIIIATGLTFVSFAGYLVALNKFKEYFLNAANSMPGDIYNLLLIGGFGTGFNYLFGAFSFWVSMKALNKLTTVLPRG; from the coding sequence ATGCCGGCTGCTCTAATTCCATTAATTGCATTTCTGCTAAGAATGCTGATCGTTCGGATCATTATTGCAACAGGTCTGACATTTGTATCGTTTGCGGGGTATTTGGTTGCGTTAAATAAATTCAAAGAATACTTTTTAAATGCGGCAAACTCCATGCCTGGAGACATTTATAACCTTCTACTGATAGGCGGATTCGGAACAGGTTTTAACTATCTTTTCGGCGCGTTCTCTTTTTGGGTAAGCATGAAAGCATTGAACAAACTGACAACGGTATTACCGAGGGGATAA
- a CDS encoding IgG-binding virulence factor TspB family protein: MLGMFSVNSYAERFKYPIGNSDVRLDIDHTKSVVTDFRVDGQRFSGRIIEPSIIEHVPTGARSLEKIPVKVTASVSRAGVLAGVGALVRQGAKLGKRAVPYVGTALLAYDIYETFKDEIKEQGYQYDPETDKFVKGYEYSNCIWEHAENGIKTYGCYGVDSSIMRLMSDYSRFPEVKELMEHQMEIVGRNYWEMVRKNRNDSFRNYNFSRCYFNWNGGNCNIGEDINDARSFINFSLIRNPKYKEEMDAKKLEEILALKVDANPDKYIQATGYPGYSEKVEVAPGTKVNMGPVTDRNGNPVQVVATFGRDSQGNTTVDVQVIPRPDLTPGSAEAPETKPKPAPTPETNPKEKENPREEDQDNPKPTPTPGETPSPNESPKDRREEKKPDGNGGLLCDLFPKILACAEMGEPSENDFEGIAIPKAVNEETWSPDNMFPSSGVCPKDKTFHVFGKAFSVSYQPLCTLMENVRFAVIIGFIIMSAFITFGSLRKE; the protein is encoded by the coding sequence ATGCTGGGGATGTTTTCGGTTAATTCTTATGCCGAACGTTTTAAATATCCCATTGGAAATTCAGATGTTAGATTGGATATTGATCATACAAAATCTGTAGTAACAGATTTTCGTGTTGATGGTCAGCGTTTTTCAGGTCGAATTATCGAACCTTCAATAATAGAACACGTGCCAACAGGTGCACGCTCTCTTGAAAAAATTCCTGTCAAAGTAACTGCATCAGTATCCCGCGCCGGAGTCTTGGCAGGCGTTGGCGCATTAGTCCGTCAAGGCGCAAAACTGGGTAAAAGGGCGGTTCCATATGTCGGAACCGCGCTCTTGGCCTATGACATCTACGAAACATTTAAAGACGAAATTAAAGAACAAGGCTATCAATACGATCCCGAAACCGATAAATTTGTAAAAGGCTACGAATACAGTAATTGCATTTGGGAACACGCCGAAAACGGTATTAAAACCTATGGCTGTTACGGCGTTGATAGTTCAATTATGCGTCTTATGTCAGATTACAGCAGATTTCCGGAAGTAAAAGAACTGATGGAGCATCAAATGGAAATTGTCGGGCGCAATTATTGGGAAATGGTACGCAAGAATAGGAATGATTCTTTTAGGAACTACAATTTTAGTCGTTGTTATTTCAACTGGAACGGCGGTAATTGCAATATCGGTGAAGATATAAATGACGCAAGATCTTTCATCAATTTTTCCCTTATACGCAATCCGAAATACAAAGAAGAAATGGATGCCAAAAAGCTGGAAGAGATTTTAGCCTTAAAAGTCGATGCCAATCCCGACAAATACATACAGGCAACCGGTTATCCCGGTTATTCCGAAAAAGTAGAAGTCGCACCCGGAACAAAAGTGAATATGGGGCCCGTCACGGACAGGAACGGGAATCCCGTTCAGGTTGTCGCAACATTCGGCAGGGATTCGCAAGGCAACACCACAGTGGATGTTCAAGTAATCCCGCGTCCCGACCTCACACCCGGAAGCGCAGAAGCACCTGAAACCAAGCCAAAGCCAGCGCCTACGCCCGAAACCAATCCAAAGGAAAAAGAAAACCCGCGCGAAGAAGATCAAGACAATCCCAAACCCACGCCCACACCGGGCGAAACACCAAGCCCGAACGAAAGCCCAAAAGATCGGCGAGAAGAAAAGAAACCAGACGGAAACGGCGGATTGCTCTGTGATCTCTTTCCTAAAATCCTAGCCTGTGCCGAAATGGGCGAACCTTCAGAAAACGATTTTGAAGGCATAGCCATACCCAAAGCCGTAAATGAAGAAACGTGGTCGCCCGATAACATGTTTCCGTCAAGCGGAGTTTGTCCGAAAGACAAAACATTCCACGTTTTCGGAAAAGCATTTAGCGTAAGTTATCAGCCATTATGCACATTAATGGAAAACGTAAGATTCGCCGTAATTATCGGCTTTATCATCATGTCCGCATTTATCACATTCGGATCATTGAGAAAGGAATAA
- a CDS encoding metal ABC transporter ATP-binding protein — MSIIVENLTVSYRRRPAVHHVDITFEEHSMWAVFGPNGAGKSTFLKSLMGLQPIDTGSIRLDGLTRQNIAYLPQQSDIDRSQPMTVFDLAAMGLWYEIGFFRGINAVQKQRVHESLERVGMRQFAGRQIAHLSNGQFQRVLFARMLVQNAKFLLLDEPFNAVDARTTYELLDVLQKCHCGGHAIIAVLHDYEQVRAYFPNTLLLAREKIAAGATETILTEPYLAQANAKMQQQESPEWCAS, encoded by the coding sequence ATGAGCATCATTGTCGAAAACCTGACCGTCAGCTACCGCCGCCGACCTGCCGTGCACCATGTGGACATTACTTTTGAAGAACATAGTATGTGGGCGGTTTTCGGTCCCAACGGCGCAGGGAAATCCACCTTTCTCAAATCCTTAATGGGATTGCAGCCTATCGATACGGGCAGCATCCGGCTGGACGGATTGACCCGTCAGAACATTGCCTACCTTCCCCAGCAGTCCGACATCGACCGCTCGCAGCCTATGACCGTTTTCGACTTGGCGGCAATGGGGCTATGGTATGAAATCGGTTTTTTCAGAGGAATAAATGCCGTTCAAAAACAACGCGTTCACGAATCTTTGGAACGCGTCGGGATGCGGCAGTTTGCCGGCCGCCAAATCGCCCACCTCTCAAACGGACAATTCCAGCGTGTCCTTTTTGCCCGAATGCTGGTTCAAAACGCCAAATTCCTACTTCTAGACGAACCTTTCAACGCTGTTGATGCACGGACGACCTACGAACTTCTCGACGTATTGCAGAAATGCCATTGCGGCGGACACGCCATCATCGCCGTACTGCACGATTACGAACAAGTCCGTGCCTACTTTCCCAATACCCTGCTGCTCGCCCGCGAAAAAATTGCGGCAGGCGCAACCGAGACCATTCTGACAGAACCCTACCTCGCCCAAGCCAACGCCAAAATGCAGCAACAGGAAAGCCCCGAGTGGTGCGCCTCATAA